A part of Macrobrachium nipponense isolate FS-2020 chromosome 26, ASM1510439v2, whole genome shotgun sequence genomic DNA contains:
- the LOC135199866 gene encoding uncharacterized protein LOC135199866, whose translation MVSRRSVVILVVLAAAVALNGSFAAEDTKDGGGEAEKSPQALAKKDVELKDADGRYFVFFDFHNIINNLLKATLFYTTGHADIIAPLSNVAVKTPVIGLITLWLLLILVFYEYTTGTFFGNVAPRTFDSRRESHSRILQDVLESLGRALQHHEEERVLDH comes from the exons ATGGTCAGCAGGCGTTCAGTCGTTATTTTAG TCGTCCTGGCAGCAGCCGTTGCGCTGAACGGAAGCTTCGCAGCGGAGGACACCAAAGATGGCGGAGGGGAGGCTGAAAAAAGCCCGCAAGCTCTGGCGAAGAAAGATGTCGAATTGAAGGACGCAGATGGACGCTACTTTGTTTTCTTCGACTTCCACAACATCATCAACAACCTGCTTAAAGCCACGTTG TTTTATACGACGGGCCACGCGGACATCATCGCGCCCTTGAGCAACGTCGCCGTCAAAACTCCTGTGATAGGACTCATCACCCTCTGGCTGCTGCTGATCCTGGTTTTCTACGAGTACACGACGGGAACCTTCTTCGGGAACGTGGCGCCTAGGACGTTCGATTCCAGACGGGAATCCCATTCCAG GATCCTGCAGGATGTTTTGGAGTCCCTGGGTCGGGCCCTGCAGCATCACGAAGAAGAACGAGTCCTCGACCATTAG